GGCCTTGATTCGTTCAATGAAGCGAAGCGAGGGCCACACGCCTTCCAGGTCCGCCCCTTCCATTTCCAGGGGAACGTCACCGTCCATGCCCACTCCCAGAAACAGCGCATCGTGCTGCGCTTCCAGGGTCGCCAGCGATACGTCCTGGCCAATGCGGGTGTTAAATCGGAAGGTGACGCCCAGCGCACGGATTGCTTCCACCTCCTGTGGAAGGGGGGCCACCATCTGCTTGTAGGGCGCAATCGCTGACACCACCAGACCGCCGGGTTCTGGGCGCGCCTCGTACACCGTGACCTGATGTCCCAGCCGGGCCAGTTCGGCCGCGCAGGCCAGTCCGGCGGGTCCGGCCCCCACGACACCAACGCGGAGTGGTTGCTGCGTTTGCCGGGGACGGGGATGAATGGCCGCCCCTGCTTCGAGTGCCGCGTCGGTGGCGTAGCGTTGCAGGCGGCCGATAGCCACGGGCCGCCGCTTTTCATGCGTCAGCACGCAGGCACCTTCGCAGAGCGCTTCCACCGGACAGACGCGCGCGCAGGTGCCGCCCAGCACATTGGCCGCAAAGATGAGACGGGCCGACGTCAGCGGATCTCCTTCCCGGATGGCCCGGATGAATCCCGGAATGTCGATCTGAGTGGGACAGGCTTCAATGCAGGGGGCTGGACGGCCATCCCGTCCGCATTCCAGACAGCGCGTAGCTTCCAGAAGAGCCTGTTCGTCCGTCAGGCGGGGGCGCTCCTCTTCGTAAACCGAACGCATATCTACGGAGATATCCATGGTGCGGCCCCCGGTTGGTGGCACGTCGTAGGATAGCAGCGCGAGATTACCTGTAGTACTGACTATAAGATCGCCCTGTTGTTGCGTTTGGCGGGTGGAATAAGGCAAAATAGATGTGAATAGAATGGCAAAAAGTTATGGACGATTTATGTATTACAATACATTGGTTAACCAGGTAATCCAGGGGGTCAGCCCTTCGCCTGTTCGGCAGGAGAGCTCGAAGACGGGGGCCTGCGTGAGAGCGCGGAGATGCCGGTAGAATGAGCTGCGGTCGAAGTCGCACAGCGGGGCCAGGTCGATTTTGTTGAGTATTACCGCGTCGCTGCGGGCAAAGATGGCAGGATACTTGAGTGGCTTGTCGTGTCCTTCGGCGGCGCTGACCAGGCAGATGGTGTGATGGGCGCCCAGGTCCCAGTGGGTTGGGCAGATCAGGTTGCCAACGTTTTCGATAAAGAGCAAATCGAGCGCTTTCAGGTTGAGTTGTTGAAGGGCGTCGGCGATCATGCGGGCTTCGAGGTGGCAGGTACCGCCCGTGTTGATCTGGACCGCATCGCAGGCGCCTGCGGCGAGCACCTGGCGGGTGTCGATGCTGCCGGCAATGTCGCCTTCGAGCACGCCGATGCGGTAGCGGTCGCGCAGGTGTTCGATGGTGCGGCAGATCAGGCTGGTTTTGCCAGCGCCCGGGGCGGCGATCAAGTTGACGACGTGCACGCCAGCTGTATTGAAACGCTGACGTAGCTGACGGGCCAGCGCGTCGTTGTCGGCCTGCACGCGGCGGGCTACCTGGATGATTTTCAGGTTTGGATCCATCGCTTAAAACAGCAGGGCTGCCATCGACACAATCGATACCAGGCCGGCATATCGAAAGGCAGCGGTTGCCTGTCGTTGCTGGAGCCAGCGGCCGGTGGCGTAGCCCGTGGCAGTCAGCAGCGCCGTGCTGGCCATCAGGCCGGTTACGTACGGCAGGTTTGCCCCGGGCGACAGTTCGGTGCCGTGGACGTGCCCGTGCACCAGTCCAAGCAGGACGACCAGCAGCAGGCTGAAGGCGGCTGGTGGACGCAGCGTCAGCATCAGGGCGATGCCCAGCAGCAGCACGGAAGCCAGGGTACCTGCAGGGGCAACAGGCGTGGGCCAGGCAAAGCCCAGTGGCAGGCCTACCAGCAGGGCGCTCAGGAAGATCCAGGGCAGGTGGCGTCTGGCCGCAGGGTGCTGGAGCGTGGCCCAGAGTCCTACGCCCAGCGCGGCCAGCAGGTGGTCCAGTCCGGTCAGCGGATGCAGCAATCCTTGGGCGAAGCCGGTAGGGGGCACGACACCCGTGTGCGCCTGTGCGGAGAGGGGCATCAGGGTCAGAAATGCGGGCAGCCAGCGTCGAAGCGTCATCGGACGTTCAGGACGAGCCCGTTTCATGATTGCCAGGAGGTTTCGTGGAGGGTGGAGGGCAGCCTTCATAAAATGAAATGAATTGCCGTTGGGTAATCAGGCAAGCATTCCTGCCACAATCCGCCAAAAAATCACAGGAAAAGGATGTTGTTGGGCAACCTTGATTTGGTGAAGAATACTATGGGACAGGGATATAGTGGATTTGTCATCTATATATCAAGTTGATTTATTATACCTAATAACTAAATAGTAACGTTGTATTCTACTTTGTTGATATCGATCAGATGTATACAGAACCGTCCAAAAAGTAATCTACCGTAACGAGAACAAAAAACTTCGGTATAGATTTAGATTTCAGTTACTTTTTGATATAAACAGGGAAGCATATTTCTTCGAAGTCTAAATTTTGTTCCATGGTTATGACCTGTACGAGCATCAAAATCTATAAACACAAATCCTTCTTCTAAACCCTTTAACAAGCCATCCAAGCTAAAAGATTCTAAAATATAAATCTTAGAATAACGAAACCAGAGTTGCCCCTTTTCATCTCTGCGACATTCTGCTAAAACAAGAAAACAGTTCAATAATTTTGTGCCGGCCTTATGCTTTAAATCATTGAATCCCCAGTAAGGTTGGGGATCTAATTCCCCTAATCCTGCTCGTTGCTTTACACTTTGAAGCCACTGCTTATGCCGTGGATCTACAGCAGAAGCATCAAATGAAATTAATACTTTCTTGGCATTTCTGTCCACCACTACTTTAAAACCTCTATCACTCCTACGATCTCCACTTATAGTTTGCCGAAACGACATTTCCCCTATAGGATATTTACGTCCAGCTTCTTTATGTCTCCATCCATATTTTGGAAGTAAAATATTAGAGACAATTCGTAGGGCTCGCGGCGAAGGTTCCAAATGAAAGAGAGTGACCAAAGAAGTAGTGTTAAGCCGTTGAGTTTTCAGCTCCCACTCTGCTGCGTTAGGAATAGGTAAATTGTTTTCTTTAATCCCTAACAAATCTTCAAGGGTGTTGCCTATACCTCCATCATTACCAGGTCTGGTATTAAGTATCCATCCTTTTTGTCTGATTTCTTGAAGCTTTTCTATCAAAGATTTTTTTGTATAAATCTGCATGGTGAATTCTGTTGCTTTAGTTTGAAGTCTTCCAAAAATCTAGCAAATATTCAAAAGTTGTTCCCATAGTAATATAATTTGAAGGCCATCCAAAGATACCAACTCGGTTTACAATATTTGTTCGATCCCAAATGATAATATTTCTGAGCTCATAGCCTCGCTTTCGTAATTCTTCTACAACAGCTATATGGATTGTAATTCTTTTGTTTTCCCACCACATATCTGACACATTAATCACACAATGACCTTTAGGTTTTAGGAGAGGTAGCAACTTCTCAAATATTTCTCCTATAGCTTTAGTATATTGATCAATTGGCATAGTACCTAAATCTCTTGGATCTTGTGAATACTGTTCGATCTTTTCATACTGCTCATTTTTTCGTTCATCACCTCTTCTTGATTTATTCTTTCGTTTTCGATTTAATAAATTAGCATAAGGTGGAGATGTTAAAATTAAGCTTATGCTTTCGGGATAGAAATATTCAGGAATATAGAATGCATCATCCTGAATGGCTACTTGTTGAGATCTATTAAATAGATTGTCTTTTTGTAGCCTTCTTGCACATAAGTCTATATATTTCTCCTGTAAATCAAAGCCTACTGCATTACGATTTAAGTCTTGAGCAGCCACTAATGTGGTTCCACTTCCCACAAACGGATCTATTACAAGTTCTCCTTCATGGGTAAATAGGCTAATGACTCTTTTGGCTAAAGCAATGGGAAAAGTGGCTGGATGTAAATTTTTATCTCTAATGTCACGCTTTTCGTAAGAAAAGCGCCAAACTCCTAGTTGACTTTTAATCCATTCCTTTGGAGTTAAGCAATTAATATGATTTGAATTGCATGTACAAGTTCTAGTATATCCAATAGATAAACGTTTCCTAAAAAAGGGAGAACCGGGCTTTATTATTAAAGGTACTTGTGAAGCTTTCTGAACTTGTGTTTCCATTGCATTTTCTGTGCAGCCTATATTCCCCTAGAACTGAAAGAGAGCACAAGCTCAAATTAGACAAAGACCAACAACCCATTCTTAAGTAAAAGAATATAAGAACTAGATAGAAGATTTTCAACTTATCAAAGATATTTCAAGATTGAAAATATCTTGAAATATCTTTGATAATTATAGTACAAGAAGTTCTGTTTCATAAAAGTCAAAACTTCGATCCTTTCAGACAGGTTCAAAGGTCAGAGCCACTTAAGAAAAGAAAGTGGCTGTAAAAGGACCAAAATGTTAAAGCGCGCTAAACAATGGGTGAGAATTTGGATATAATTTTCACTCTGATGAATACTTCTCTTCTCCAAGTTACATTCTGCTCCTCGGGCAGGGCTCGAACCTGCAACCCCCTGGTTAACAGCCAGGTGCTCTACCAATTGAGCTACCGAGGAGTGAAGCGGCCCATAAATTACAACGGTCCCGCAACCATCGTCAAGCACAGCGCCCTGGCTTGACGGCCTTTTCAAACGCGCAAAACGATCGCAGGTTCACCTGAAACTGCTGGGGATAAAAAGGCTGCGGCCTCGCTTTTCTGGCGAATCTCGGCCGGCAGAGCGGCGACGCGACGCATTTCGTGCCGCTCTTGAAATTTGCCCTGGAGTGCGGTCGCGTTGCGGCGTCAGGAAGCGTCTAATTCGTCAAGGGGCGGGTGTATATGCTTGCCCGGGGAACGGGCAAGGCCCGATCTGATGCCCTGAAATCCTCCGCCCGGGGCGCCCACGCCGTCGTGTCGAAAAGCCCGTGAAGGTGCAGGGCGGGAACTTGCGGAGCGATGCGAGATTTGTTATCATCGCAATCCACAGACCCGATGCCCGGGTGGCGGAACTGGTAGACGCGCATGATTCAGGGTCATGTGGGGGCAACCCCGTGGGGGTTCGAATCCCTCCCCGGGCACCACAAAAAGCCATCTGAGTCCCTGTGGCTCGGATGGCTTTTTCTCATAAGGAGATACTCCACACAGATCGCTTCGTCGCTGGTGCGTTTACGCAGGGGGCACTCCTTGCTGATGGCAGCAAGCGCTCTGGACTTCAGAGAAGACGCCCAGGCCAGACCCGCCCCTTCCTCAGCTATGGCTACCCGCAATAGCCGTTGAGGCGGCCGATGGCAGGTTGGTTTCCCTGAAAGGAGGCGCGTTGACCTGATCTGAACCCCTTCAGGAAACGCATAGCCAACAGAACGGCTCCTTGACCTATCGGCAAAAGACCGGGCAGAAAGCCGAACTGTAGGCGGCGGCTTCTCGGGAGGCTGTTGGTCTGGAGGCCGTCTAACCGTACCTTAATCTGTAGCGGCAGGGTTGCCTTTGCATTTGTCTGGAAAGGGCATGGCAGGAGCATTGTCTGTGACAGTCGGTCCGGTCTTACCGGCAGACGAGGAGCGCGTAAAGCAACTGCTCCAGCAGTGTGGGCTGCAGGATACGGGCGTTCTGGAGCCGAACGGACAGGTGGTTGTGGCCCGAGTGGCCGGAAAGATTGTCGGGATGGCCCGCCTGGAGGTTTATCGCGAAGGCGGATGGCTGCGCTCAGTGGCGGTCGATCCCGCCTGGCAACGCCAGGGGATTGGTCGGCAGCTGGTTGGTGCGATCCTGGCCTGGGCCCGCCGGAACGGTCTGCGGCAGATCTTTCTGCTTACTGAGACGGCCACTGGCTTTTTTGAGCGACTGGGATTCGTGCCAGTTACGCGCGCAGAGGTTCCACCTGCTGTCCGGGCAGCCCCGCAGTTTGCGTGGCCAGCCTGCGCATCCTGCCAGGTGATGCGGTGGACCAATCCAGCGGCATCAGCTCCGGCGCGAAGTCAGCCCACCTGAAAGCTTTTTCAGGATGCTGTAAGGTTTTGGCGTACAAACGCACTCCGGCAATCCTTACACCGAAAGTGTAAGGTTCACGGGCAGCGTCGCCTGTCCTGCTGATCCTATCCTGTCAATACCTGTTCGGTCTAAACAGACAGGAAGGATCATGGGTGACAGGCACCACGAAGTCGTCATTGTCGGAGGCGGAACCGCCGGAATCACCGTGGCCGCGCAGTTGCGCCGGACCAAAAATCCACCGGAGATCGTCATCATTGAACCGTCCGACCGCCACTTCTATCAACCGCTCTGGACGCTGGTGGGCGCCGGCGTCTTTCCGCCAGAGGCCTCCGTGCGGAACGAGGCCGACTACATTCCACCGGGCGCGACCTGGATGCAGGATCGCGTGGTTGCGCTCGACCCCGACCACAACCAGCTCCAGACAGCCGGCGGTCAAACGATCCGCTACGACTACCTGGTGCTGGCACCGGGTATTCAACTGAACTGGGGGCAAATCCCGGGCCTGAAGGAATCCCTGGGGCAATACGGCGTCACCAGCAACTATGCCTACGAACTGGCGCCCTACACCTGGCAGGTGATGCAACAACTCAAGCCCGGGGATCGGGCGCTTTTTACGCAGCCTTCGACTCCGGTCAAGTGTGGCGGAGCCCCCCAGAAGATCATGTATCTGACGGCCGACCACCTGCGCCGACGGGGTATCCCGGACCAGGTGGAAGTTCACTTCTTCACGCCAGGCGTGGTGATTTTTGGCATTCCGGCCTTTGCTCGGACCCTGGAGCAAGTTATCGAGCGCTATGGCATCCAGGTGCATTTCCGGCATGAGCTGGCCGAAGTGCGAGGGCCAGCCCAGCAAGCGGTCTTTCACCTGAAGGATGAGCAGGGGCGCGTGCTGGAAGAGCGGGTTTTTCCCTTCAACATGCTACATGTAGTGCCGCCGCAAAGCGCGCCAGACTTCATCCGGAACAGCAAGGTAGCCAACGCCGATGGATGGGTGGACGTAGATCCCTATACGCTCCAGCACGTGCGCTACCCGAACATCTTCGCGCTGGGCGATGCGGCTGGCCTGCCCACCGCAAAAACCGGAGCCGCCGTGCGCAAGCAGGCACCCGTGGTCGTGCATAATCTGCTTCAACTTCGGGAGCACGGTGCGCTGGTGGCGCCCCGGAAGTATGACGGTTACGCCTCCTGTCCGCTGGTAACGGGCTATGGCCGACTGGTGCTGGCCGAGTTTGTCTATGGCAACCGGCCGGTCTCTTCGTTTCCTCTGGATACGACGAAAGAGCGGCGCTCCATGTACCTCCTGAAGAAATACGTGCTGCCCTGGTTGTACTGGAACCTGATGCTGCGGGGGAAGGCTTAGCGACCGTTTTCGGTACGAAGCGCCTGCCACTCCGCAAAGACCCGGGCAAAGCCATCCGCCAGTTCAGGGCTCGGTCCTTCCAGCTGGATCACGGGCCGACCGGCCGGTGGCAGGCCCTCCGGAAAACGAATCGTGATGCGGCTGTAACGTCCATTGCCGTGCCCGATATAACACTCCGGCGCCGGCAGATGAGGCCCTTCGTAGCGCGCCAGGCCCAGACGGTCCAGCACGGCGTCGGCGGCGGTCAGCCCCTGGGCCGTGGCCACCCCGGCGGTGCGGGGAAGGAGCGTGCGGGTGGCGTCGCCCACGACAAACAGGCCCGGGACGGTCGTCTCTCCCTGCTCGTTTACGGAAACCAGCACCCCGTTGTCCCCCAGAGAATCAAGCAGCGGGGCACGGGTGTGCGGGGGCACAATCAACGCCAGGTCGTAGGACAGGCGGGAGCCGTCCGTAAAAACCAGCGTATCTTCCGTGCTGGCCGACCAATCAGGAGTTCGCCGGACCTGCACGGCAACGCCTGCGGCAGCGCAGGCTTGTAGCAAAAAGTCGGTAACCTCAGGACCCAGTCCGGTCAGAGGCGCTTCTTCAGGGGTGGTCAGCGTAAGCTGCACGTCGCGCTGTCGGCTTCGGTAAAAGGCGGCCAGTTGAAGGGCCAGGCTGTACGGAGCCGGTGGGCAACGGTAGGGCAGGCCAGAGATAACCACGACCAGATGACCGGCTTCAAGCCGGGCAATGGCCTGGCGGGCGGCCTCGGCTGTGCTCGGACTCCAGAAGACGAACCGTCGGGGATGGGGCGGGACGGCCTGAAGGTCCAGGTGCAGGCCGGGCGCTGCAATAACTGCATCCGCTTCCAGCGTGCGTCCATCGGTCAGCACCACACCTTCGCCGCTGGCCTGCTGCACGTCGGCCGCCAGCACCTGAACGCCGCGCAGCCGTACCGGTCGGCGCCAGTGCGCGGCCGGCGCTTCGCCCAGGACGGTAGCTATGGTGCCCGGAAGAAATTCCGAAACTCCTTCTCGGGTGATCAGCAGGAGCTCCAGCCGGCTATCGGCGCGATCGCGCAGGCGCCGAACCGCTGCGATGCCGCCCGGACCGGCCCCGACTATCAGGATACGTTTGCGCATGACCCCTCAATTTTTTGAGATGGGGTATTGATAATACATGATATTACAAATTATCTTTACATGAAAGGGCTGTGAATTAACAAGAGATGCCCGCAAAATGTCTCCGGTGCTATGAACTATGGCTTTCTGATTCGGAATGACCGGTGCATTGGCTGCCATGCCTGTTCGACGGCCTGCAAGAGCGAGAACAATGTGCCGCTGGGCGTCTATCGCACCTGGGTAAAAAGCGTGGAGGTCGGCGTCTATCCCAACGTACGTCGGCACTTCCAGGTAACGCGCTGTAATCATTGTGCCAATCCGCCGTGCGTGCGCATCTGTCCGGTTACGGCTATGTACCAGCGGGACGATGGCATTGTGGAGTTTGATCCGGACGTGTGCATTGGCTGCAAGGCCTGCCTGCAGGCGTGTCCCTACGATGCCATTTACGTGGATCCGGAGACCGGCACGGCGGCCAAGTGTCATTTCTGCGCGCACCGCATTGAGCTGGGGCTGGAGCCGGCCTGCGTGGTCGTGTGTCCGGAGCATGCGATTATTGCCGGGGATCTGGACGACCCCAACTCCGAGATTAGCCGCATGCTGGCTGAGCTGGAGGTAACGGTTCGTAAGCCCGAGCAGGGAACGGCGCCCAAGCTGTTCTATGTGGAGGGCAACGACGCCAATTTGACGCCGACGGCTGTCGAGGCGGCGCCTCCAACGTTCGCCTGGGCCGACGCGTGGTCGGACCGAGCCTGGGAGGTTGGGGGAGATGGCGCGCCCGAGCGGGCAAGGGCTGACCGAACGGCCGATTCTGGGACGCCTATTCGGACGCCTGGCGCGCAGGGCATCCCGGAACCCGGACCCATCTTTATCGGGGAAGGCCGCATGGCTGGCCAGATGACCCAGGTGGCCTACAACGTGCAGCACCGGATTCCCTGGCACTGGCCAGTGCCGGCCTATCTGGTCACCAAAGGGATCAGTGCCGGGCTGTTTTTGCTGATGGCGCTGGGCGTGCTGCTGGGAGGCGTGCCGCCGGTGGCGCCTACGTTGCTGTGGGCCGGGCTGGGCACGCTTCTATTTCTTGGCATAACGACGGGCTTGCTGGTATACGACCTGGAGCGTCCCGAGCGCTTTCTGCGCATTGTGTTTCGGCCGCAGTGGAAGAGCTGGCTGGCCCGGGGCGCCTTTCTGCTGATCGGGTTTGGCGCTGTGGCCGGTCTATGGTGGGTGCTGGAAGGGGGTGCCTGGCTGGGATGGTGGGCCGAGCCAGCAGCAATGCGGCCTTTCCTGCTCGGTGTGGGAGTGCCGTTGGCGCTGGGAGCGGCTGTTTACACGGCTTTTCTGTTTGCCCAGGCAGAAGGACGCGATCTCTGGCAGAGTCCGCTATTGCCG
This DNA window, taken from Rhodothermus profundi, encodes the following:
- a CDS encoding NAD(P)-dependent oxidoreductase, translating into MDISVDMRSVYEEERPRLTDEQALLEATRCLECGRDGRPAPCIEACPTQIDIPGFIRAIREGDPLTSARLIFAANVLGGTCARVCPVEALCEGACVLTHEKRRPVAIGRLQRYATDAALEAGAAIHPRPRQTQQPLRVGVVGAGPAGLACAAELARLGHQVTVYEARPEPGGLVVSAIAPYKQMVAPLPQEVEAIRALGVTFRFNTRIGQDVSLATLEAQHDALFLGVGMDGDVPLEMEGADLEGVWPSLRFIERIKALHPPPLGDQVVVIGGGNTAIDVAREAVRLGARHVTVLYRRTEAEMPAFRHEVEAAREEGVQFEWLTLPVRLLGEVRVQGVECMRTRLVPDPSGGRPRPQVVEGTAFVVPADAVIFAIGQQPRTDLLTSLPSIRLEHGRVWVDENFRTTHPRVFAGGDCVNGGGTVVEAVQHGKLAARAIDRLITPRRRTKPSPATDGKEDA
- the hypB gene encoding hydrogenase nickel incorporation protein HypB, which encodes MDPNLKIIQVARRVQADNDALARQLRQRFNTAGVHVVNLIAAPGAGKTSLICRTIEHLRDRYRIGVLEGDIAGSIDTRQVLAAGACDAVQINTGGTCHLEARMIADALQQLNLKALDLLFIENVGNLICPTHWDLGAHHTICLVSAAEGHDKPLKYPAIFARSDAVILNKIDLAPLCDFDRSSFYRHLRALTQAPVFELSCRTGEGLTPWITWLTNVL
- a CDS encoding HupE/UreJ family protein, yielding MKRARPERPMTLRRWLPAFLTLMPLSAQAHTGVVPPTGFAQGLLHPLTGLDHLLAALGVGLWATLQHPAARRHLPWIFLSALLVGLPLGFAWPTPVAPAGTLASVLLLGIALMLTLRPPAAFSLLLVVLLGLVHGHVHGTELSPGANLPYVTGLMASTALLTATGYATGRWLQQRQATAAFRYAGLVSIVSMAALLF
- a CDS encoding MvaI/BcnI family restriction endonuclease, with the translated sequence MQIYTKKSLIEKLQEIRQKGWILNTRPGNDGGIGNTLEDLLGIKENNLPIPNAAEWELKTQRLNTTSLVTLFHLEPSPRALRIVSNILLPKYGWRHKEAGRKYPIGEMSFRQTISGDRRSDRGFKVVVDRNAKKVLISFDASAVDPRHKQWLQSVKQRAGLGELDPQPYWGFNDLKHKAGTKLLNCFLVLAECRRDEKGQLWFRYSKIYILESFSLDGLLKGLEEGFVFIDFDARTGHNHGTKFRLRRNMLPCLYQKVTEI
- a CDS encoding DNA methyltransferase, with amino-acid sequence METQVQKASQVPLIIKPGSPFFRKRLSIGYTRTCTCNSNHINCLTPKEWIKSQLGVWRFSYEKRDIRDKNLHPATFPIALAKRVISLFTHEGELVIDPFVGSGTTLVAAQDLNRNAVGFDLQEKYIDLCARRLQKDNLFNRSQQVAIQDDAFYIPEYFYPESISLILTSPPYANLLNRKRKNKSRRGDERKNEQYEKIEQYSQDPRDLGTMPIDQYTKAIGEIFEKLLPLLKPKGHCVINVSDMWWENKRITIHIAVVEELRKRGYELRNIIIWDRTNIVNRVGIFGWPSNYITMGTTFEYLLDFWKTSN
- a CDS encoding GNAT family N-acetyltransferase; amino-acid sequence: MAGALSVTVGPVLPADEERVKQLLQQCGLQDTGVLEPNGQVVVARVAGKIVGMARLEVYREGGWLRSVAVDPAWQRQGIGRQLVGAILAWARRNGLRQIFLLTETATGFFERLGFVPVTRAEVPPAVRAAPQFAWPACASCQVMRWTNPAASAPARSQPT
- a CDS encoding NAD(P)/FAD-dependent oxidoreductase, coding for MGDRHHEVVIVGGGTAGITVAAQLRRTKNPPEIVIIEPSDRHFYQPLWTLVGAGVFPPEASVRNEADYIPPGATWMQDRVVALDPDHNQLQTAGGQTIRYDYLVLAPGIQLNWGQIPGLKESLGQYGVTSNYAYELAPYTWQVMQQLKPGDRALFTQPSTPVKCGGAPQKIMYLTADHLRRRGIPDQVEVHFFTPGVVIFGIPAFARTLEQVIERYGIQVHFRHELAEVRGPAQQAVFHLKDEQGRVLEERVFPFNMLHVVPPQSAPDFIRNSKVANADGWVDVDPYTLQHVRYPNIFALGDAAGLPTAKTGAAVRKQAPVVVHNLLQLREHGALVAPRKYDGYASCPLVTGYGRLVLAEFVYGNRPVSSFPLDTTKERRSMYLLKKYVLPWLYWNLMLRGKA
- a CDS encoding FAD-dependent oxidoreductase, translated to MRKRILIVGAGPGGIAAVRRLRDRADSRLELLLITREGVSEFLPGTIATVLGEAPAAHWRRPVRLRGVQVLAADVQQASGEGVVLTDGRTLEADAVIAAPGLHLDLQAVPPHPRRFVFWSPSTAEAARQAIARLEAGHLVVVISGLPYRCPPAPYSLALQLAAFYRSRQRDVQLTLTTPEEAPLTGLGPEVTDFLLQACAAAGVAVQVRRTPDWSASTEDTLVFTDGSRLSYDLALIVPPHTRAPLLDSLGDNGVLVSVNEQGETTVPGLFVVGDATRTLLPRTAGVATAQGLTAADAVLDRLGLARYEGPHLPAPECYIGHGNGRYSRITIRFPEGLPPAGRPVIQLEGPSPELADGFARVFAEWQALRTENGR
- a CDS encoding 4Fe-4S dicluster domain-containing protein, producing the protein MNYGFLIRNDRCIGCHACSTACKSENNVPLGVYRTWVKSVEVGVYPNVRRHFQVTRCNHCANPPCVRICPVTAMYQRDDGIVEFDPDVCIGCKACLQACPYDAIYVDPETGTAAKCHFCAHRIELGLEPACVVVCPEHAIIAGDLDDPNSEISRMLAELEVTVRKPEQGTAPKLFYVEGNDANLTPTAVEAAPPTFAWADAWSDRAWEVGGDGAPERARADRTADSGTPIRTPGAQGIPEPGPIFIGEGRMAGQMTQVAYNVQHRIPWHWPVPAYLVTKGISAGLFLLMALGVLLGGVPPVAPTLLWAGLGTLLFLGITTGLLVYDLERPERFLRIVFRPQWKSWLARGAFLLIGFGAVAGLWWVLEGGAWLGWWAEPAAMRPFLLGVGVPLALGAAVYTAFLFAQAEGRDLWQSPLLPVHLLVQAALAGSALILLTAPWLPWEARLLELARWTLGLSLGLDLLVTLLGEFGMPHASEVAARAAHRITHGPYRHHFWTGSLLLGHLVPLALLAFGGLWGEAAAGLLALVGLYLYEYAFVMAPQEIPNS